A stretch of Crossiella cryophila DNA encodes these proteins:
- a CDS encoding sensor histidine kinase, translated as MQRVTLQNRLTLFAAIGVGTAVALVSVAAYFTVLRSLYSELDEQLISRANVIADSALGQGIELERQSAAIFAAIDLRVGLAETLPDGRVKVTSPLNSPQVPVGPEEISVITGQLDHSVRTDARSDQRVIAVPVYRNAALVVAQPLKPTRDTLGRLAWVLFAVGGAGIVLAAAGGLAVARTAIRPVQRLTKAAEHVARTGDLQPIPVTSEDDELARLTNSFNAMLGALADSQERQRRLVADAGHELRTPLTSLRTNLELLVASQQADARYRLSDEDRAEIYADVRAQIEELTTLIGDLVELARDDAPLVVHESVELVDVVERALDRARRRAPGVSLDIRLRPWTLVGDANALERAVMNLLDNAVKWSPPDGRVRVELRQAGAQAVVLEVADSGPGIAESDLPHVFERFYRSTEARTLPGSGLGLAIVKQVAERHGGTVTAGRSHEGGALMSLWLPGNPSETFHSDGFPEHQN; from the coding sequence ATGCAGCGGGTCACCCTGCAGAACCGGCTCACCCTCTTCGCCGCGATCGGCGTGGGCACCGCGGTCGCCCTGGTGTCCGTCGCCGCCTACTTCACCGTGCTGCGCAGCCTCTACAGCGAGCTGGACGAGCAGCTGATCAGCCGGGCCAACGTGATCGCGGACAGCGCGCTCGGCCAGGGGATCGAGCTGGAGCGGCAGTCCGCGGCCATCTTCGCCGCGATCGACCTGCGGGTCGGGCTGGCCGAGACGTTGCCGGACGGCCGGGTCAAGGTGACCTCCCCGCTCAACTCGCCGCAGGTACCGGTCGGGCCGGAGGAGATCTCGGTGATCACCGGGCAGCTGGACCACTCGGTCCGGACCGACGCGCGCAGCGACCAGCGGGTGATCGCGGTGCCGGTGTACCGCAACGCCGCACTCGTGGTGGCCCAGCCGCTCAAGCCCACCAGGGACACCCTGGGCAGGCTGGCCTGGGTGCTGTTCGCGGTCGGTGGCGCGGGCATCGTGCTGGCCGCGGCCGGTGGACTGGCCGTGGCGCGGACCGCGATCCGGCCGGTGCAGCGGCTCACCAAGGCCGCCGAGCACGTGGCCAGAACCGGTGACCTGCAACCGATCCCGGTCACCAGCGAGGACGACGAGCTGGCCAGGCTGACCAACAGCTTCAACGCCATGCTCGGCGCGCTGGCCGACTCCCAGGAACGTCAGCGCAGACTCGTCGCCGACGCCGGACACGAGCTGCGCACCCCGCTGACCTCCTTGCGCACCAACCTGGAACTGCTGGTCGCCTCGCAGCAGGCCGACGCCAGGTACCGGCTCTCCGATGAGGACCGGGCCGAGATCTACGCCGATGTGCGGGCCCAGATCGAGGAGCTGACCACGCTGATCGGCGACCTGGTCGAGCTGGCCCGCGACGACGCGCCGCTGGTGGTGCACGAGTCGGTCGAGCTGGTCGATGTGGTGGAGCGGGCGCTGGACCGGGCCCGCCGCCGGGCGCCGGGGGTCAGCCTGGACATCCGGTTGCGGCCGTGGACCCTGGTCGGGGACGCCAACGCGCTGGAGCGGGCGGTGATGAACCTGCTGGACAACGCGGTCAAGTGGTCTCCGCCGGACGGCAGGGTGCGGGTGGAGCTGCGCCAGGCCGGGGCACAGGCGGTGGTGCTGGAGGTGGCCGACAGCGGTCCCGGCATCGCCGAGTCCGACCTGCCGCACGTCTTCGAGCGCTTCTACCGCTCCACCGAGGCACGCACGCTGCCCGGTTCGGGGCTGGGGCTGGCGATCGTGAAGCAGGTGGCCGAACGGCACGGCGGCACCGTCACCGCGGGTCGTTCACATGAGGGTGGCGCGCTGATGTCGTTGTGGCTGCCGGGAAATCCGTCGGAGACCTTCCACTCGGACGGGTTCCCGGAACACCAGAACTAA
- a CDS encoding carbohydrate ABC transporter permease, whose product MTGTTNTAGGRAGRIALHTFLVATCLVWLAPVLWAAFASLRTIEDTNQNGYFSWPTELTLDNFGKAWEQADLPHYYLNTLIITIPALLITLFFSSMVAFVVSRFSFRFNLALLMLFTAGNLFPQQVIVTPLYRLYRLIEVPEWISDSGSLLDSQLGVILIHVAFQTGFCVFVLSNYMKTIPMELTEAARVDGAGVFRQYWQVILPLCRPVLAALATLEFTWIYNDFLWALVLIQTGDKMPITSALNNLGGQFFKDNNLIAAGSLLVAVPTLVVFFTLQRHFVAGLTLGSTKG is encoded by the coding sequence GTGACCGGCACGACGAACACGGCCGGCGGCCGGGCCGGGCGGATCGCGCTGCACACCTTCCTGGTGGCGACCTGCCTGGTGTGGCTGGCCCCGGTGCTGTGGGCGGCCTTCGCCTCACTGCGCACCATCGAGGACACCAACCAGAACGGCTACTTCTCCTGGCCGACCGAGTTGACCCTGGACAACTTCGGCAAGGCCTGGGAGCAGGCGGACCTGCCGCACTACTACCTGAACACGCTGATCATCACCATCCCGGCGCTGCTGATCACGTTGTTCTTCAGCTCGATGGTCGCCTTCGTGGTCTCCCGCTTCAGCTTCCGCTTCAACCTGGCGCTGCTGATGCTGTTCACCGCCGGCAACCTGTTCCCGCAGCAGGTGATCGTCACCCCGCTCTACCGGCTGTACCGGCTGATCGAGGTGCCGGAGTGGATCAGTGACTCGGGTTCGCTGCTGGACTCCCAGCTCGGCGTGATCCTGATCCACGTGGCCTTCCAGACCGGGTTCTGCGTCTTCGTGCTCAGCAACTACATGAAGACCATCCCGATGGAGCTGACCGAGGCGGCCAGGGTGGACGGGGCCGGGGTGTTCCGGCAGTACTGGCAGGTGATCCTGCCGCTGTGCCGTCCGGTGCTGGCCGCGCTGGCCACGCTGGAGTTCACCTGGATCTACAACGACTTCCTGTGGGCGCTGGTGCTGATCCAGACCGGGGACAAGATGCCGATCACCTCGGCGCTGAACAACCTCGGCGGCCAGTTCTTCAAGGACAACAACCTGATCGCGGCAGGCTCCCTGCTGGTCGCGGTGCCCACGCTGGTCGTCTTCTTCACCCTGCAACGCCATTTCGTCGCCGGGCTCACCCTCGGCTCGACGAAGGGCTGA
- a CDS encoding carbohydrate ABC transporter permease, which produces MTVLEQAGAAASAPPRKRRRRRASAFTTADKLVLTVMLGVPSLLHLGLVWFPTLGSILLSFTEWDGIGGVEDIAFVGVQNYTDILTTYPRFWPALWNNLTWLVFLLVLPTMFGLFMAVLLDRKLRMGRIYQSVLYLPMMLSLALIGFIWQLIYQPDQGLLNNLLGTANDHPTNWLGDPDINLYAVLVAAGWRHAGYVMLLFLAGLKAVDPSLKEAAALDGATGWQTFWHVTLPALKPVNIVVLVITVIESLRAFDIVYIINKGRQGLELLSILVTDNIIGEASRIGWGSALAVVLLLISMGFIITYLMQTFRKEERP; this is translated from the coding sequence ATGACTGTTCTGGAGCAGGCGGGCGCCGCCGCGAGCGCACCGCCACGCAAGCGCAGGCGACGCCGGGCCAGCGCGTTCACCACCGCCGACAAGCTGGTGCTCACGGTGATGCTCGGCGTCCCCTCGCTGCTGCACCTGGGCCTGGTGTGGTTTCCCACGCTGGGCTCGATCCTGTTGTCCTTCACCGAATGGGACGGCATCGGCGGGGTGGAGGACATCGCCTTCGTCGGGGTGCAGAACTACACCGACATCCTCACCACCTACCCGCGGTTCTGGCCCGCGCTGTGGAACAACCTGACCTGGCTGGTGTTCCTGCTGGTGCTGCCGACCATGTTCGGCTTGTTCATGGCGGTGCTGCTGGACCGCAAGCTGCGCATGGGCCGGATCTACCAGAGCGTGCTGTACCTGCCGATGATGTTGTCGCTGGCCCTGATCGGGTTCATCTGGCAGCTCATCTACCAGCCGGACCAGGGGCTGCTGAACAACCTGCTCGGCACCGCCAACGATCATCCGACCAACTGGCTGGGTGATCCGGACATCAACCTGTACGCGGTGCTGGTGGCCGCGGGCTGGCGGCACGCCGGGTACGTGATGCTGCTGTTCCTGGCCGGGCTCAAGGCGGTGGACCCCTCGCTGAAGGAGGCCGCCGCACTGGACGGCGCGACCGGCTGGCAGACCTTCTGGCACGTCACGCTGCCCGCGCTCAAGCCGGTGAACATCGTGGTGCTGGTGATCACGGTGATCGAGTCGCTGCGGGCATTCGACATCGTCTACATCATCAACAAGGGCAGGCAGGGGCTGGAGCTGCTGTCCATCCTGGTCACCGACAACATCATCGGCGAGGCCAGCCGGATCGGCTGGGGCTCGGCGCTGGCCGTGGTGCTGCTGCTGATCTCGATGGGCTTCATCATCACCTACCTGATGCAGACCTTCCGCAAGGAGGAGCGGCCGTGA
- a CDS encoding ABC transporter substrate-binding protein, which yields MANTPLPPNPLLGRRTVLKGLLGASALAAVPGLAACGSGGSAGDGKTVGFGSNYSDAVPREGIAGVLDTFKQQNGLEVKINTKDHETYQQQINNYLQGKPDDVWSWFAGYRMRFFASKGLAGDLTELWKTIGDNFTPAQKEAATGSDGKQYFVPFYSYPWAVFYRPSIWKQRGYTVPKTFDELIALGTKMRSDGIVPMAVGQKNGWPQLGTFDQLNLRTNGYDFHVSLMAGKEDWQGKKVRDVFDNWKRMLPLYQENPLGREWQEAAQTIQQGKGGMMIVGSQQIGQQMKNELNDLDFFAFPEINPTYGTDTVEAPIDGFMLAKKPGNEDGARKLLTYLASPAAQLAYLKTDPVTIAASGKADTSGYNELQKKCVKFVAEAKHITQFLDRDTDPRFANDAAINGINAFLTNPNDVNTVLKGMADQAKNIFTG from the coding sequence ATGGCCAACACACCGTTACCGCCCAACCCGCTGCTCGGCCGTCGCACCGTGCTCAAGGGCCTGCTCGGCGCCTCCGCGCTGGCCGCCGTGCCCGGCCTGGCCGCCTGTGGTTCCGGCGGATCCGCCGGTGACGGCAAGACGGTGGGCTTCGGCTCCAACTACTCCGACGCGGTGCCGCGCGAGGGCATCGCCGGGGTGCTGGACACCTTCAAGCAGCAGAACGGCCTCGAGGTCAAAATCAACACCAAGGACCACGAGACCTACCAGCAGCAGATCAACAACTACCTGCAGGGCAAGCCGGACGATGTCTGGTCCTGGTTCGCCGGCTACCGGATGCGCTTCTTCGCCAGCAAGGGCCTGGCCGGGGACCTCACCGAGCTGTGGAAGACCATCGGGGACAACTTCACCCCCGCGCAGAAGGAAGCGGCCACCGGCAGCGACGGCAAGCAGTACTTCGTGCCGTTCTACTCCTACCCGTGGGCGGTCTTCTACCGGCCGAGCATCTGGAAGCAGCGCGGCTACACCGTGCCCAAGACCTTCGACGAGCTGATCGCGCTTGGCACCAAGATGCGCTCCGACGGCATCGTGCCGATGGCGGTGGGACAGAAGAACGGCTGGCCGCAGCTGGGCACCTTCGACCAGCTCAACCTGCGCACCAACGGCTACGACTTCCACGTCAGCCTGATGGCCGGCAAGGAGGACTGGCAGGGCAAGAAGGTCCGCGACGTCTTCGACAACTGGAAGCGGATGTTGCCGCTGTACCAGGAGAACCCGCTGGGCCGGGAGTGGCAGGAAGCCGCGCAGACCATCCAGCAGGGCAAGGGCGGCATGATGATCGTCGGGTCCCAGCAGATCGGTCAGCAGATGAAGAACGAGCTGAACGACCTGGACTTCTTCGCCTTCCCCGAGATCAACCCGACCTACGGCACGGACACCGTGGAAGCCCCGATCGACGGCTTCATGCTGGCCAAGAAGCCCGGCAACGAGGACGGCGCGCGCAAGCTGCTGACCTACCTGGCCAGCCCGGCCGCGCAGCTGGCCTACCTCAAGACCGACCCGGTGACCATCGCGGCCAGCGGCAAGGCCGACACCAGCGGCTACAACGAGCTGCAGAAGAAGTGCGTGAAGTTCGTGGCCGAGGCCAAGCACATCACCCAGTTCCTGGACCGCGACACCGACCCGCGCTTCGCCAACGACGCGGCGATCAACGGGATCAACGCCTTCCTGACCAACCCCAACGACGTCAACACGGTGCTCAAGGGCATGGCCGACCAGGCCAAGAACATCTTCACGGGCTGA
- a CDS encoding DeoR/GlpR family DNA-binding transcription regulator, producing the protein MLARQRQAVILEEIRRTGAVRVSDLVTRLAVSDMTVRRDLDVLARRGLVEKVYGGATSVVGRSTDEPGFEAKSVRQLPEKESIAALAAGMVRPGTAIGLSAGTTTWTMARYLDDVPDLTVVTNSIRVADVLQQRGRTDRTVVLTGGVRTPSDALVGPVAVQALRALHLDVVYLGVHGMAPQAGFTTPNLNESETDRALVDAASRLVVLADNTKWGTVGISTIADLDEADVLITDEGLGSDARQVLSEQVGELVLAPVSARSRAEELA; encoded by the coding sequence GTGCTCGCTCGGCAGCGGCAGGCGGTGATCCTGGAGGAGATCCGGCGCACCGGTGCGGTCCGGGTCTCCGACCTGGTGACCCGGCTCGCGGTCTCGGACATGACAGTGCGCCGCGACCTGGACGTGCTGGCCCGCAGGGGACTGGTGGAAAAGGTTTACGGCGGCGCCACCTCGGTGGTCGGGCGCAGCACCGACGAGCCGGGGTTCGAGGCCAAGTCGGTGCGCCAGCTGCCGGAGAAGGAGTCCATCGCCGCGCTGGCCGCGGGCATGGTGCGGCCGGGCACCGCGATCGGCCTGTCCGCCGGGACCACCACCTGGACCATGGCCCGCTACCTCGACGACGTGCCGGACCTGACCGTGGTGACCAACTCGATCCGGGTGGCCGACGTGCTGCAACAGCGCGGCCGCACCGACCGGACCGTGGTGCTCACCGGCGGGGTGCGCACGCCTTCGGACGCGCTGGTCGGCCCGGTGGCCGTGCAGGCGTTGCGCGCGCTGCACCTGGACGTGGTCTACCTGGGCGTGCACGGGATGGCGCCGCAGGCCGGGTTCACCACGCCGAACCTGAACGAGAGCGAGACCGACCGCGCGCTGGTCGACGCGGCCAGCAGGCTGGTCGTGCTCGCGGACAACACCAAATGGGGCACGGTCGGCATCTCCACGATCGCCGACCTCGATGAGGCGGATGTGCTGATCACTGACGAGGGACTGGGCTCCGACGCCCGGCAGGTCCTGTCCGAGCAGGTCGGCGAGCTGGTGCTCGCCCCCGTGTCCGCACGGTCCCGTGCCGAGGAGCTGGCGTGA
- the galT gene encoding galactose-1-phosphate uridylyltransferase, whose translation MRRTTAKLADGREIIYFDDTEDAPARTAVDTRDLPEQKPSSEIRRDPLTGEWVAMASHRQTRTYKPPADLCPLCPTTPGRPTEIPESSYDVAVFENRFPSLSQHVPPVPSTVDGLPMAERRPGYGRCEVVCFTSDHNSAFAALTPGRVRTVVDAWADRSAELGALPGVEQVFCFENRGEEIGVTLHHPHGQIYAYPFVTPRTERMLATAKEYRAQHGTHVLGDVIEAELAQRARLVATTEHWVALVPPAARWPVEVILAPRSQCADIPELTPAQRDDFALLYLDVLARLDRLYDRPLPYIAAWNQGPVHAPKELSWLHLQVFSVLRTADKLKYLAGSESGMAVWINDATPEQIAERLRAAGS comes from the coding sequence GTGAGGCGCACGACGGCCAAGCTCGCCGACGGCCGCGAGATCATCTACTTCGACGACACCGAGGACGCCCCCGCGCGCACCGCGGTGGACACCAGGGACCTGCCGGAGCAGAAGCCCAGTTCGGAGATCCGCCGGGATCCGCTCACCGGTGAGTGGGTGGCCATGGCCTCGCACCGGCAGACCCGCACCTACAAGCCACCGGCCGACCTGTGCCCGTTGTGCCCCACCACGCCGGGGCGGCCGACCGAGATCCCCGAGTCCAGCTACGACGTCGCGGTGTTCGAGAACCGCTTCCCGTCGCTGTCCCAGCACGTGCCGCCGGTTCCGTCCACTGTGGATGGTCTGCCGATGGCCGAACGCCGTCCGGGCTACGGCCGCTGCGAGGTGGTCTGCTTCACCTCAGACCACAACTCCGCCTTCGCCGCGCTGACCCCGGGCCGGGTGCGCACCGTGGTGGACGCCTGGGCCGACCGCAGTGCCGAACTCGGCGCGCTGCCAGGGGTCGAGCAGGTCTTCTGCTTCGAGAACCGCGGCGAGGAGATCGGCGTCACCCTGCACCACCCGCACGGGCAGATCTACGCCTACCCGTTCGTCACCCCGCGCACTGAACGCATGCTGGCCACCGCCAAGGAATACCGGGCCCAGCACGGCACCCACGTCCTGGGCGACGTCATCGAGGCCGAACTCGCCCAGCGCGCCCGCCTGGTCGCCACCACCGAACACTGGGTCGCCCTGGTGCCGCCCGCCGCCCGCTGGCCGGTGGAGGTCATCCTGGCCCCGCGCAGCCAGTGCGCCGACATCCCGGAGCTGACCCCGGCCCAGCGCGACGACTTCGCCCTGCTGTACCTGGACGTCCTGGCCCGCCTGGACCGCCTCTACGACCGCCCGCTGCCCTACATCGCGGCCTGGAACCAGGGCCCGGTGCACGCGCCGAAGGAACTGTCCTGGCTGCACCTGCAGGTCTTCTCGGTGCTGCGGACCGCGGACAAGCTGAAGTACCTGGCCGGTTCGGAGTCCGGCATGGCGGTCTGGATCAACGACGCCACCCCGGAGCAGATCGCCGAACGCCTGCGCGCCGCCGGAAGCTGA
- a CDS encoding S1C family serine protease, with protein MTENTPGAPGPQPERPQQSAEGTTPAEQPQASPWAAAPQQRQGGPAEPGFGEAPTHPATPAALPAQGTSATSPASGTPAAQPGSGYGQPTSGNPAGLGTPGAYAGSAYGTPSSHGAQSSDVSSGGSGGYPPPGGPGYGAPLTNPLGVPVQTVPQQRKTGGRGKLVAGALALVLLGGAIGGGIGGAVAYNLAGSSNSASSGNALNQPKPAAKDINSPAPQGSIEQVAQKVLPSVVQLKVTGQTGSGSGSGIILSSDGMILTNNHVVEAAANGGEILVQLNDGRTAKAKIVGRDATSDLAVVKIDGVSGLTPAELGRSDDLRVGQQVVAIGAPFGLSSTVTSGIVSAVQRPVRTGESQDQATVMDAVQTDASINPGNSGGPLVDMQGKVIGINSAIRTAASGGAGGQQQGGSIGLGFAIPVDQVRRIAEELIKNGKATHSLLGVGLAPATRNQQTQGATVSQVTQGGAAEQAGIKVGDVITKIDNRRIEDADSLIAAVRSYAPGSKVKLTINTAGGDRVVEVTLGSQNLDNGPR; from the coding sequence ATGACCGAGAACACCCCCGGCGCTCCGGGCCCCCAGCCAGAGCGCCCGCAGCAGTCAGCCGAGGGCACCACCCCCGCGGAGCAGCCCCAGGCCTCACCCTGGGCCGCCGCCCCGCAGCAGCGGCAGGGCGGCCCCGCCGAACCCGGTTTCGGCGAGGCCCCCACGCACCCGGCCACCCCGGCCGCGTTGCCGGCTCAGGGCACCTCGGCCACTTCACCGGCTTCGGGCACCCCGGCCGCTCAGCCGGGCTCCGGCTACGGCCAGCCGACCTCGGGCAACCCCGCCGGTCTCGGCACCCCCGGCGCCTACGCCGGCTCCGCCTACGGCACGCCGTCGAGCCACGGCGCCCAGTCCTCCGATGTTTCCAGCGGCGGCTCCGGCGGCTACCCGCCGCCCGGCGGCCCCGGCTACGGCGCCCCCCTGACCAACCCGCTCGGCGTGCCGGTGCAGACCGTGCCCCAGCAGCGCAAGACCGGTGGCCGCGGCAAGCTGGTGGCAGGCGCCCTCGCGCTGGTCCTGCTCGGCGGCGCGATCGGCGGCGGCATCGGCGGCGCGGTCGCCTACAACCTGGCCGGTTCCTCGAACAGCGCCTCCTCCGGCAACGCGCTCAACCAGCCCAAGCCTGCGGCCAAGGACATCAACAGCCCGGCGCCGCAGGGTTCGATCGAGCAGGTGGCGCAGAAGGTGCTGCCGAGCGTGGTGCAGCTCAAGGTCACCGGTCAGACCGGCTCCGGTTCCGGCTCGGGCATCATCCTCAGCAGTGACGGCATGATCCTGACCAACAACCACGTGGTCGAGGCCGCTGCCAACGGTGGCGAGATCCTGGTGCAGCTCAACGACGGCCGGACGGCCAAGGCCAAGATCGTCGGCCGGGACGCCACCTCCGACCTGGCCGTGGTCAAGATCGACGGGGTCTCCGGACTGACCCCGGCCGAACTCGGCCGCTCCGACGACCTGCGGGTCGGCCAGCAGGTCGTCGCCATCGGCGCCCCGTTCGGCCTGTCCAGCACGGTCACCAGCGGCATCGTCAGCGCGGTGCAGCGCCCGGTGCGCACCGGCGAGAGCCAGGACCAGGCCACCGTGATGGACGCGGTGCAGACCGACGCCTCGATCAACCCCGGCAACTCCGGCGGTCCGCTGGTGGACATGCAGGGCAAGGTCATCGGCATCAACTCGGCCATCCGCACCGCGGCCAGCGGGGGCGCGGGCGGTCAGCAGCAGGGCGGTTCGATCGGCCTCGGCTTCGCCATCCCGGTGGACCAGGTCCGCCGGATCGCCGAAGAGCTGATCAAGAACGGCAAGGCCACCCACTCGCTGCTGGGCGTCGGCCTCGCCCCGGCCACCCGCAACCAGCAGACCCAGGGCGCCACGGTCTCCCAGGTCACCCAGGGCGGCGCGGCCGAGCAGGCGGGCATCAAGGTCGGCGACGTCATCACCAAGATCGACAACCGTCGGATCGAGGACGCCGACTCGCTGATCGCCGCGGTCCGCTCCTACGCCCCCGGCAGCAAGGTCAAGCTGACCATCAACACCGCGGGCGGCGACCGCGTGGTCGAGGTGACCCTGGGCAGCCAGAACCTCGACAACGGCCCCCGCTGA
- a CDS encoding MogA/MoaB family molybdenum cofactor biosynthesis protein, with translation MERTAQRLGRALVVLVDDRVAQKEHEDTTGPLVGELLEEAGFIVDGTVAVAGEVTDIRNALNTAVIGGVDLVVTVGGTGVSPRDVTPDATLGLLDRPIPGIAEALRASGLAAGATDAGISRGVVGVSGSTLVVNLAASRSAVRDGMATLTPLVQFVIEQISGLEES, from the coding sequence ATGGAACGCACCGCGCAGCGCCTGGGACGGGCATTGGTCGTGCTTGTGGACGACCGGGTGGCACAGAAGGAGCACGAGGACACCACCGGTCCGCTGGTGGGCGAACTCCTCGAAGAGGCAGGGTTCATCGTCGACGGCACGGTCGCCGTCGCCGGTGAGGTCACCGACATCCGCAACGCGCTCAACACGGCCGTCATCGGCGGTGTCGACCTGGTGGTCACCGTCGGCGGCACCGGCGTCTCCCCCAGGGACGTCACCCCGGACGCCACCCTCGGCCTGCTGGACCGGCCGATCCCCGGCATCGCCGAGGCCCTCCGCGCCTCCGGCCTGGCCGCGGGCGCCACCGACGCCGGCATCTCCCGCGGCGTGGTCGGCGTCTCCGGCAGCACCCTGGTGGTCAACCTGGCCGCCTCCCGCTCCGCCGTCCGCGACGGCATGGCCACCCTCACCCCGCTGGTCCAGTTCGTCATCGAACAGATCAGCGGCCTGGAGGAGAGCTGA
- the mscL gene encoding large-conductance mechanosensitive channel protein MscL — translation MLKGFKDFLMRGNVVELAVAVVIGTAFTAIVTTVTKYLIQPLVNSIGGSDPAKGLGFHIISGKDSTFINLGEVINAAINFVIVAAVVYFLLVLPMQKLQERRKRGQEAGPAEPTDVELLGEIRDLLRNQNKTP, via the coding sequence ATGCTCAAGGGTTTCAAGGACTTCCTGATGCGCGGCAACGTGGTCGAACTCGCCGTCGCCGTCGTCATCGGCACCGCGTTCACCGCCATCGTCACCACGGTCACCAAATACCTCATCCAGCCCCTGGTGAACTCCATCGGCGGCTCCGACCCGGCCAAGGGGCTGGGCTTCCACATCATCTCCGGCAAGGACTCCACGTTCATCAACCTCGGCGAGGTGATCAACGCGGCCATCAACTTCGTCATCGTGGCAGCGGTCGTCTACTTCCTGCTGGTCCTGCCCATGCAGAAGCTCCAGGAACGCCGCAAGCGCGGCCAGGAAGCCGGCCCCGCCGAGCCCACCGACGTCGAACTCCTCGGCGAGATCCGAGACCTGCTCCGCAACCAGAACAAGACCCCCTGA
- a CDS encoding SAF domain-containing protein, whose translation MPLDPTPWDRLRTLLTRLPGARPPALRRLAAALCTLLALALLAHPGSPGPRTTPVLLAAKDLSPGTQLAATDLRQSQHPTDAVPDGALTDPAAATGRLLARAARRGEPLTDLSLTGPRLTALTAGKDTTAVPVRLSDPALAELLTPGAQVDVFSADPPEQLAEAATVLTALAPRAEAGESHRLVLIAVPRQDAARVATSSLTRSVAITLR comes from the coding sequence ATGCCCCTCGACCCCACCCCCTGGGACCGCCTCCGCACCCTGCTGACCCGCCTGCCCGGCGCCAGGCCACCGGCCCTGCGCCGGCTGGCCGCCGCCCTGTGCACCCTGCTCGCCCTGGCCCTGCTGGCGCACCCAGGCAGCCCAGGCCCACGCACCACCCCGGTCCTGCTCGCCGCCAAGGACCTGTCGCCAGGAACCCAGCTCGCCGCGACCGACCTGCGCCAGTCCCAGCACCCCACTGACGCCGTCCCCGACGGCGCCCTCACCGACCCGGCAGCCGCCACCGGCCGCCTGCTGGCCCGCGCGGCCCGCCGCGGCGAACCCCTCACCGACCTGAGCCTCACCGGCCCAAGGCTGACCGCCCTGACCGCGGGCAAGGACACCACCGCCGTCCCGGTCCGCCTGTCCGACCCGGCCCTGGCCGAGCTGCTGACCCCTGGCGCCCAGGTCGACGTCTTCTCCGCCGACCCACCCGAGCAGTTGGCCGAGGCAGCCACCGTGCTCACCGCGTTAGCCCCCAGGGCCGAGGCGGGCGAGTCCCACCGCCTGGTCCTGATCGCCGTACCCAGGCAGGACGCCGCAAGGGTGGCCACCTCGTCACTCACCCGATCGGTGGCGATTACGCTGCGCTAA
- a CDS encoding FmdB family zinc ribbon protein, producing MPTYQYACTECEHRFEAVQAFTDATLTECPNCSGKLRKLFGAVGIVFKGSGFYRTDSRGSGGSSTVSAGSSKSESKADSGSSSTKSESSSPASSSASTTSTSSAAS from the coding sequence GTGCCGACCTACCAGTACGCATGCACCGAGTGCGAGCACCGTTTCGAGGCGGTGCAGGCCTTCACCGACGCCACCCTCACCGAGTGCCCCAACTGCTCGGGCAAGCTGCGCAAGCTCTTCGGCGCGGTCGGCATCGTGTTCAAGGGCAGCGGTTTCTACCGCACCGACAGCCGGGGCAGCGGTGGCTCGTCCACGGTGTCGGCCGGTTCGTCCAAGTCGGAGTCGAAGGCGGACTCGGGCAGCTCCTCGACCAAGTCCGAGTCGAGCAGCCCGGCATCATCCTCGGCCAGCACCACCTCCACAAGCTCCGCCGCGAGCTGA
- a CDS encoding 5-formyltetrahydrofolate cyclo-ligase, which produces MSALTSKNEWRTRLTAARRALSPEVRAAEAAALATAAAAWAARLAGPVAAYVPVGAEPGSAALLDALRAAGRRVLLPIVVGAAPLDWAEYAGPESLAPARYGLLEPSGPRLGPAAVAELAGLLVPALAVDRSGVRLGRGAGHYDRSLPLVRPGVPMLAVVRDEELLDLLPAEPHDIRMTGALTPDGGLVEFPERV; this is translated from the coding sequence GTGAGCGCGTTGACCTCGAAGAACGAGTGGCGGACCCGGCTGACGGCCGCCCGGCGGGCGCTGTCGCCGGAGGTCAGGGCTGCCGAGGCGGCGGCGCTGGCCACGGCCGCGGCGGCGTGGGCGGCCCGGCTGGCCGGACCGGTCGCAGCCTACGTGCCGGTGGGCGCCGAGCCCGGTTCGGCCGCGCTGCTGGACGCGCTGCGCGCGGCGGGCCGCCGGGTGCTGCTGCCGATCGTGGTCGGCGCGGCCCCGCTGGACTGGGCCGAGTACGCGGGGCCGGAGTCGCTGGCCCCGGCTCGCTACGGATTGCTCGAACCGAGTGGGCCGCGCCTTGGCCCGGCGGCCGTGGCCGAGCTGGCCGGGTTGCTGGTGCCCGCGCTGGCGGTGGACCGGTCCGGGGTGCGGCTCGGACGAGGGGCCGGGCACTACGATCGATCGTTGCCGCTGGTCAGGCCAGGTGTGCCAATGCTGGCGGTGGTGCGGGACGAGGAGCTGCTGGACCTGCTGCCCGCCGAGCCGCACGACATTCGGATGACCGGCGCGCTGACGCCGGATGGCGGACTGGTGGAATTCCCCGAACGGGTGTGA